A single region of the Chelonia mydas isolate rCheMyd1 chromosome 4, rCheMyd1.pri.v2, whole genome shotgun sequence genome encodes:
- the LOC102944231 gene encoding histone H2B 8, which yields MPEPAKSAPAPKKGSKKAVTKTHKKGDKKCRKTRKESYSIYVYKVLKQVHPDTGISSKAMGIMNSFINDIFERIAGEASRLVHYNKRSTITSQEIQTAVCLLLPRELVKHAVSEGTKAVTK from the coding sequence ATGCCTGAACCAGCAAAGTCCGCTCCCGCGCCCAAAAAGGGCTCCAAGAAAGCGGTGACCAAGACCCATAAGAAAGGAGACAAGAAGTGCCGCAAGACCAGGAAGGAGAGTTACTCCATCTACGTCTACAAGGTGCTGAAGCAGGTTCACCCCGACACCGGCATCTCCTCTAAGGCCATGGGCATCATGAATTCCTTCATCAATGACATCTTCGAGCGCATTGCTGGGGAGGCGTCCCGCCTGGTGCATTATAACAAGCGCTCCACCATCACCTCCCAGGAGATCCAGACTGCTGTGtgcctgctgctgcccagggagcTGGTCAAACACGCCGTGTCTGAGGGCACCAAGGCTGTGACCAAGTAA